A genomic window from Populus nigra chromosome 7, ddPopNigr1.1, whole genome shotgun sequence includes:
- the LOC133699931 gene encoding heat stress transcription factor A-4c-like, whose amino-acid sequence MDESQGSPNSLPPFLAKTYEMVDDPSTDSIVSWSQSNKSFTVWDPPEFARDLLPRFFKHNNFSSFIRQLNTYGFRKIDPEQWEFANEDFIRGQPFLMKNIHRRKPVHSHSLQNLQGQGSNLLTDSERQSMKDDIERLKRDKEALILELQMQEQERKGFEMQIEGLKEKLQQMERRQQTMVSFVTRVLPKPGLALNLMPQLEGHDRKRRLPRIGCLHSEASSNEDNHTVTSQALSRENADGNSFALLNMEQFEQLESSLTFWENMVNDVVQTHSHNAKTIEMDESTSGAESPAISCAQLILDFRPKTPGIDMNSEPSIAVVPEPVSPKEQPAGTAPAVATGVNDVFWEQFLTENPGSTDTQEVQSERKDSDGRKNEIKPGDPRKFWWDMRNVNNLTEQMGHLTPAERT is encoded by the exons ATGGATGAATCACAGGGCAGTCCGAACTCGCTGCCGCCTTTTCTTGCAAAGACGTATGAGATGGTGGATGATCCTTCGACGGATTCAATTGTTTCTTGGAGTCAGAGCAATAAGAGTTTTACCGTATGGGATCCACCGGAGTTTGCCAGGGATTTGCTGCCCAGATTTTTTAAGCATAATAACTTCTCTAGCTTCATCAGACAGCTCAATACTTAT GGTTTTAGGAAAATTGATCCCGAGCAATGGGAATTTGCTAATGAAGATTTTATAAGAGGTCAACCATTTCTAATGAAGAACATCCATAGACGGAAGCCAGTTCATAGCCATTCGTTGCAGAATCTTCAAGGACAAGGCTCTAATCTGCTGACTGATTCAGAAAGACAGAGTATGAAGGATGATATAGAGAGGCTTAAACGTGATAAAGAAGCACTTATTTTGGAGTTACAAATGCAGGAACAAGAGCGGAAAGGATTTGAGATGCAAATTGAGGGTTTGAAAGAGAAGTTGCAACAAATGGAACGAAGACAACAAACTATGGTATCTTTTGTGACCCGAGTATTGCCTAAACCAGGTCTCGCCTTAAATCTAATGCCGCAGTTGGAAGGTCATGATAGAAAGAGAAGGCTGCCGAGAATTGGTTGTCTACACAGTGAAGCCAGTAGTAATGAGGATAATCACACGGTGACTTCCCAAGCTCTGTCTAGAGAAAATGCAGATGGTAATTCTTTTGCCCTGTTAAACATGGAGCAGTTTGAGCAATTGGAATCATCCCTGACATTCTGGGAGAATATGGTAAATGATGTTGTTCAAACCCACAGTCATAACGCCAAAACGATAGAGATGGATGAGTCTACAAGTGGTGCAGAAAGTCCAGCTATATCTTGTGCACAACTCATTCTTGATTTTCGCCCTAAAACACCTGGTATTGACATGAATTCTGAACCTTCTATAGCTGTTGTGCCAGAGCCTGTTTCACCGAAGGAACAACCTGCTGGGACTGCTCCCGCTGTGGCAACTGGAGTCAACGATGTATTCTGGGAACAGTTTTTAACTGAGAATCCTGGTTCAACTGACACACAGGAAGTTCAATCTGAAAGAAAGGATTCTGATGgtagaaaaaatgaaataaaacctgGTGATCCCAGAAAATTCTGGTGGGATATGAGGAATGTAAATAATCTTACAGAGCAGATGGGGCATCTTACTCCTGCTGAAAGAACTTGA